One Natronomonas moolapensis 8.8.11 genomic region harbors:
- the gvpL gene encoding gas vesicle protein GvpL, producing MTEHSTDSSTGQPVSPTGEKNTIDGRYMYCLVDPTASGGAEITVCGVGDAPVYLIRERDVSAVVHDCERTYEAETPDLGLVKQRVLRHQRVVDAASEAFGTPLPMRFNTVFDEGNTGVAGWIQDQYDRIRGGLRSFAGMREYRVSLFWESESFEERIKLQDETLRGTLQRQQQAGSGKAFLIEKQYDKRLRELKNERREELTAALKQAVKPTARELQEQEPTTPLSEPPDSADGGVVARVAILANKTDEAELGDRLDKFVERDGASVRFTGPWPPYTFVPDFG from the coding sequence ATGACTGAGCACTCGACAGATTCTTCCACTGGCCAGCCTGTGAGTCCCACCGGAGAAAAAAACACTATCGATGGCCGCTATATGTACTGTCTGGTTGATCCAACAGCTTCCGGAGGGGCAGAAATCACGGTGTGCGGCGTTGGAGACGCCCCTGTGTACCTCATCCGAGAGCGTGACGTTAGCGCCGTTGTTCACGACTGCGAACGGACGTACGAGGCCGAAACCCCAGATCTGGGCTTGGTAAAACAGCGGGTGCTTAGGCACCAGCGCGTTGTTGACGCGGCAAGTGAGGCCTTCGGGACACCACTGCCAATGCGGTTCAACACGGTTTTCGATGAAGGAAACACGGGCGTTGCAGGATGGATACAGGACCAATACGATCGGATACGTGGCGGCCTGCGCTCATTCGCGGGTATGCGGGAGTATCGCGTTAGCTTGTTCTGGGAGTCCGAATCGTTCGAGGAAAGGATTAAATTACAGGACGAGACACTGCGGGGCACCCTACAGCGTCAACAGCAGGCGGGATCCGGCAAAGCGTTTCTCATCGAGAAACAATACGACAAGCGGCTCCGCGAGCTGAAGAATGAGCGCCGTGAGGAGCTTACGGCAGCGCTGAAACAGGCCGTTAAACCGACTGCACGCGAACTACAAGAGCAGGAGCCAACCACCCCACTATCGGAGCCCCCCGACTCAGCGGACGGAGGTGTGGTGGCGCGCGTAGCGATCCTCGCAAATAAGACAGATGAGGCGGAACTCGGTGACCGGTTAGACAAGTTCGTAGAACGTGACGGAGCAAGTGTTAGATTCACCGGGCCATGGCCGCCATACACGTTCGTACCTGACTTCGGGTGA
- the gvpM gene encoding gas vesicle protein GvpM: MKPTKDDTHAIVELLDVLLREGAVIQADVVVTVADIPLIGISLRAAIAGMTTMTEYGLFNEWDATHRER, translated from the coding sequence ATGAAGCCAACAAAGGACGATACGCACGCCATCGTGGAGCTGCTCGACGTACTGCTTCGTGAGGGGGCTGTAATTCAAGCGGATGTGGTTGTAACTGTGGCTGATATACCCCTTATCGGAATCAGCCTCCGGGCGGCTATCGCTGGTATGACTACGATGACAGAGTATGGCCTGTTTAATGAGTGGGATGCCACGCACAGGGAGCGTTGA
- a CDS encoding AbrB/MazE/SpoVT family DNA-binding domain-containing protein, whose protein sequence is MSAETDAQGRLYIPKEVREKYGQKYHIVMYEDRIELIPVADDPLTAVREAAGELHDASVEKIREDIEAEAKDEAEEAGGQR, encoded by the coding sequence ATGTCAGCAGAGACTGATGCACAGGGACGGCTGTACATCCCAAAGGAGGTGCGCGAGAAGTACGGCCAGAAGTACCACATCGTTATGTACGAGGACAGAATCGAGCTGATTCCGGTCGCAGACGACCCACTCACCGCAGTCCGCGAAGCGGCAGGCGAGCTTCACGATGCATCCGTCGAGAAAATCCGAGAGGACATTGAGGCGGAGGCGAAAGACGAGGCTGAGGAAGCCGGCGGCCAGAGATGA
- a CDS encoding PIN domain-containing protein: MTVYVETDFLLALAKDTDWLQSSAEDALVEYDVETSPFSYLELLLARERYEFDYVPLVANLLELVPVRDEEEKQVVLKAVNYYDEGMTPFDAFHAATAETRGMKVLSSEKDYEEIEVERVPLEPTDEE, encoded by the coding sequence ATGACGGTGTACGTCGAGACGGATTTCTTGCTCGCACTGGCCAAAGATACCGATTGGTTACAGAGTTCCGCAGAGGACGCCCTCGTCGAGTACGATGTCGAAACGTCACCGTTCTCGTACCTCGAACTCCTCCTCGCCCGGGAACGGTACGAGTTCGACTACGTTCCGCTGGTGGCGAACCTACTTGAACTCGTTCCCGTGCGGGACGAAGAAGAGAAACAGGTAGTGCTGAAAGCAGTCAACTACTACGACGAGGGAATGACGCCGTTTGACGCCTTCCACGCAGCTACTGCTGAGACGAGGGGAATGAAAGTACTTTCTTCGGAGAAAGACTACGAAGAAATCGAGGTCGAACGAGTCCCACTGGAACCGACCGACGAGGAATAA
- a CDS encoding chorismate mutase has protein sequence MANNDTTDGSNDTMSGDPSEANLDELRAEIRNIDREIVEQIAQRTYVAESIAAVKRERGLPTTDESQEEAVMERAGDNAEQFDVDANLVKAIFRLLIELNKVEQRESR, from the coding sequence ATGGCTAACAACGACACAACGGACGGGAGCAACGATACGATGAGCGGCGATCCGAGCGAGGCGAACCTCGACGAACTCCGCGCGGAGATCAGAAACATCGACCGCGAGATCGTCGAACAGATCGCCCAGCGAACGTACGTCGCAGAGAGCATCGCGGCAGTCAAACGCGAGCGGGGACTGCCGACGACAGACGAGTCCCAAGAGGAGGCCGTCATGGAGCGTGCCGGGGACAACGCCGAGCAGTTCGACGTCGACGCGAACCTGGTAAAGGCCATCTTTCGTCTGCTGATCGAACTGAACAAGGTCGAACAGCGGGAGAGTCGATAG
- a CDS encoding shikimate kinase, whose translation MVGRAAAPAAGTVLNALANGYGSAFAIDAHTEATVELDGSGTVRGDVDGEPDADTRLIERCVECCVERFGDGEGGHVQTESEIPMASGLKSSSAAANAAVLATLDALGADIDREAACRIGVEAARDAGVTVTGAFDDASASMLGGVTVTDNTEDELLAREEPGWDVLVYTPDERGFSADADVSRCRRIAPMADIVHELALEGEFRRAMCVNGFAFCAALDRSADPIVEALPEAAASLSGTGPSYTAVGDRDVLEALSETWSQRKGETWLTTTQRTGATIR comes from the coding sequence ATGGTAGGCCGTGCAGCCGCCCCGGCAGCCGGAACAGTGTTGAACGCGCTCGCAAACGGCTATGGGTCGGCGTTCGCGATCGACGCCCACACCGAGGCGACCGTCGAACTCGACGGCTCCGGAACGGTACGCGGCGACGTCGACGGCGAACCGGACGCCGACACCCGACTCATCGAGCGCTGTGTCGAGTGCTGCGTCGAGCGGTTCGGCGACGGCGAGGGCGGCCACGTCCAGACCGAGAGCGAGATCCCGATGGCGTCGGGGCTGAAGAGTTCGAGCGCCGCGGCGAACGCGGCGGTGCTTGCAACCCTGGACGCGCTGGGGGCCGACATCGACCGCGAGGCGGCCTGTCGGATCGGCGTCGAGGCGGCCCGGGACGCCGGCGTGACCGTCACCGGCGCGTTCGACGACGCCTCGGCCTCGATGCTCGGCGGGGTCACGGTGACGGACAACACCGAGGACGAACTGCTCGCACGCGAGGAGCCCGGGTGGGACGTCCTCGTGTACACCCCGGACGAACGGGGGTTTTCGGCTGACGCCGACGTCTCGAGGTGTCGACGCATCGCGCCGATGGCCGACATCGTCCACGAGCTGGCCCTCGAAGGCGAGTTCCGTCGAGCCATGTGCGTCAACGGCTTTGCCTTCTGTGCGGCACTGGATCGGTCGGCCGACCCGATCGTCGAGGCGTTGCCCGAGGCTGCCGCCTCGCTGTCGGGGACGGGACCGAGCTACACCGCCGTCGGCGACCGCGACGTGCTCGAAGCGCTTTCGGAGACCTGGAGTCAACGCAAGGGAGAGACATGGCTAACAACGACACAACGGACGGGAGCAACGATACGATGA
- a CDS encoding VOC family protein, whose product MSDPQRSPPNGLEAHHTGLTVADLDRSVEFYAGVLGCTVESRFSVSGDAFETVVGRDGVSGRFVHLNSGDSRIELVEYEPAGPPREPTTLPQPGGSHLAFSVDDVDALFEGLPDRIDPLSEPQTTDSGTRLVFVRDPDGNLIELLEA is encoded by the coding sequence ATGTCCGATCCCCAGCGGTCGCCGCCGAACGGCCTCGAAGCACACCACACCGGCCTCACCGTCGCCGACCTCGACCGATCGGTCGAGTTCTACGCCGGCGTGCTCGGGTGCACCGTCGAATCGCGGTTTTCGGTCTCCGGGGATGCCTTCGAGACGGTCGTCGGACGTGACGGCGTGTCCGGGCGGTTCGTCCACCTCAACTCGGGGGACAGCCGGATCGAACTCGTCGAGTACGAACCCGCGGGGCCGCCCCGGGAGCCGACAACGCTGCCCCAACCCGGCGGGTCCCATCTCGCCTTTTCGGTCGACGACGTCGACGCGCTTTTCGAGGGCCTCCCCGATCGGATCGATCCGCTGAGCGAGCCACAGACCACCGACAGCGGGACCCGACTCGTGTTCGTTCGGGACCCGGACGGGAACCTGATCGAACTCCTCGAAGCGTGA
- a CDS encoding archease — MSFTLVAHTADIAVDATGETLDRTFEATAAGLSAAHCESIPGTGDRFGMSVAAESPEALLFDYLDELIYQRDVRGVLPTDHRVTVSEGAQPSLEASARGVALSDVDAREIKAVTYSEMALERTDSGWRAYVVFDV; from the coding sequence ATGAGCTTCACACTCGTCGCCCACACCGCTGATATCGCCGTCGACGCGACGGGTGAGACGCTGGATCGAACCTTCGAGGCCACTGCGGCCGGGCTGTCGGCTGCCCACTGCGAGTCGATTCCCGGGACGGGCGATCGGTTCGGGATGTCTGTGGCCGCCGAATCGCCCGAGGCGCTCCTGTTCGATTACCTCGACGAACTCATCTATCAGCGCGACGTCCGGGGCGTCCTCCCGACGGATCACCGGGTGACGGTATCCGAGGGCGCCCAGCCGAGCCTCGAGGCGTCGGCGCGCGGCGTCGCGCTCTCGGACGTCGACGCGAGGGAGATCAAAGCCGTGACGTACTCCGAGATGGCCCTCGAACGGACGGACTCGGGATGGAGAGCGTACGTCGTCTTCGACGTGTGA
- a CDS encoding universal stress protein, which yields MRYLVAVDGSEASERAVRYASRHAAAMGPIVR from the coding sequence ATGCGATATCTCGTCGCGGTGGACGGATCGGAGGCATCCGAGAGGGCGGTTCGGTACGCCTCGAGACACGCGGCGGCGATGGGGCCGATCGTCAGATGA
- a CDS encoding sodium:calcium antiporter, protein MVGLFGALALVAVTTPVIWKGSEYFERSAGRLSRYYGLPLAFHGAIVVAVGSSVPELSSVVISTVVHDEFSLGVGAIVGSAIFNLLVIPALSALFSDELSATRSLVHKDAQFYIISVLVLFIVFALGATYVPGGTNTEAIVTPPLAVLPLATYGVYLFLHQQDASEYVGADTPGVDRNRELLTLAAALVVIAVGVEGLVRAALSLGETFGTPSLLWGLTVIAAGTSLPDAVVSVRAARNDDSTTSLTNVLGSNTFNLLVAIPVGVLLSGSATINFLTAIPTMGFLAFATLVFVVFARTDLELTDREAYGFLGLYAVFLVWMTLESAGVIETVRGI, encoded by the coding sequence ATGGTCGGATTGTTCGGCGCGTTGGCGCTCGTCGCCGTCACGACGCCAGTCATCTGGAAGGGCAGCGAGTACTTCGAGCGATCGGCGGGGCGGCTCAGCCGGTATTACGGGCTCCCGCTGGCCTTCCACGGCGCGATCGTCGTCGCCGTCGGCTCCAGTGTTCCCGAACTCAGCTCCGTCGTCATCAGCACGGTCGTCCACGACGAGTTCTCCCTCGGTGTCGGCGCGATCGTCGGCAGCGCCATCTTCAATTTGCTCGTCATTCCCGCGCTCTCGGCGCTCTTCAGCGACGAGCTGTCGGCGACCCGCAGCCTCGTCCACAAGGACGCGCAGTTCTACATCATCAGCGTGCTCGTCCTGTTCATCGTGTTCGCTCTCGGGGCGACGTACGTTCCGGGCGGGACGAACACCGAGGCAATCGTGACGCCGCCGTTGGCGGTGCTTCCGCTCGCCACCTACGGGGTGTATCTCTTCCTCCACCAGCAAGACGCCAGCGAGTACGTGGGCGCCGACACCCCCGGCGTCGATCGAAACCGCGAACTGCTCACGCTCGCGGCCGCGCTGGTCGTGATCGCCGTCGGCGTCGAGGGGCTCGTCCGCGCCGCCCTCTCGCTCGGCGAGACCTTCGGGACGCCGAGTCTTCTCTGGGGGCTGACAGTCATCGCGGCCGGGACGAGCCTCCCGGACGCGGTCGTCAGCGTCCGCGCCGCTCGAAACGACGACAGCACGACCAGCCTCACGAACGTCCTCGGAAGCAACACGTTCAACCTGCTCGTTGCCATCCCCGTCGGCGTGCTCCTGTCGGGATCGGCGACGATCAACTTCCTGACGGCGATCCCGACGATGGGGTTTCTCGCGTTCGCCACGCTGGTGTTCGTCGTGTTCGCCCGGACCGACCTCGAGTTGACCGATCGCGAGGCGTACGGCTTTCTCGGGCTGTACGCCGTCTTCCTCGTCTGGATGACGCTCGAATCGGCCGGGGTCATCGAGACCGTTCGGGGGATCTGA
- a CDS encoding AzlD domain-containing protein — translation MTAWSHAGVWAAIAVIGICTYAIRLSFIYLFGRIDAVPPRLRRVLRYVPAAVLAALVVPSIVTIEPTAAGTLLDDRVLAGAVAAAVAWRTENVLATIVVGMGTLWAIRFGPALLG, via the coding sequence ATGACCGCGTGGTCTCACGCCGGCGTCTGGGCCGCGATCGCGGTCATCGGGATCTGCACGTACGCGATCCGGCTCTCGTTCATTTACCTTTTCGGACGAATAGACGCCGTTCCACCGCGGCTTCGGCGCGTGCTCCGATACGTCCCCGCAGCCGTTCTCGCCGCGTTGGTCGTCCCTTCCATCGTCACGATCGAACCGACGGCGGCCGGGACGCTCCTCGACGATCGGGTTCTCGCGGGCGCGGTCGCCGCGGCGGTCGCCTGGCGAACCGAGAACGTCCTCGCCACTATCGTCGTCGGGATGGGGACGCTGTGGGCGATCAGGTTCGGTCCCGCGCTACTCGGGTGA